The genomic stretch GGCGCGGGCGAGCGAGTGGTGTGGCGTTTCGATGGCGTACCGGTGTCATCCAAAAGCATCGTGCGCGATCTTGGCATCGAGGAAATCGACGCTGCCCAGTTCGCGCTCGAGGAGGCGGATTTCATCGTCTCGGCAGGCAATGGCGTCAGCGATGTCCCCGCGTTCGAGCGTCTGGCAGACACGTTAGGCGCCGCGATCGGTGCAAGCCGCGTCGCGGTGGACGACGGCAAGTTCACCCGTGACAAGCAGATTGGCGCCACCGGCAAGACTGTCGAGGCGAGTGTCTATATCGCGTTCGGCATTTCCGGTGCGGTTCAGCATCTGCAGGGCATCAAGGATTGCCGGCACGTGATCGCCGTGAATCTCGACGCCAGCGCGCCAATCGCCAAGCGCGCGAATCTGACCGTCATCGCCGATGCGCAGGAGACCATCGCGGCGCTGAACGAAGCCGCGGCGGTTGCGCGCACGGCACGCGGCGCTGGCGCCGCGCTATTGAATTCAACGGTGGTTGCGGAAGGAGCGCTTGCATGAAGATCGCCGTACTGGTTTCCGTGGGGCGGCACCCGGTCAGCGGCACCGCGCGTTACAGCCGTAACGACGCCGCCGCGCTGACGATAGCGCTTTCGCTCGCAAAAACTCACGGCGCGACGCTCGACGTGTTGCATGCGGGCGATCCGTCGAACCCGGCGCTGAAGGAGTATCTTGCGCTCGGCGCGCGTACTGTCGAGGTGCTGGAAGTGCCCGCAACGCCTGAATTGCAAGGCGATGCGATAGCGCCGCTCGCCGCACGTCTGCGCGGTTATGACCTTGTATTGACCGGCACCCGCGCCGAAGGCGCATTCGATAGCGGCATGCTGCCGTATCGCGTCGCCAATGCGCTGGATATGCCTTTGGTCGGCGCGGCAGTTGATCTGACGCTGCGCAACGGCTGCGCCGAAGTCCGGCAATTCATGCCGAAGGGTTTGCGCCGGCGCGTCGAAGTGCAGTTGCCGGCTTTGATCGCGGTGCATCCAATGGCCAACACGGCGCCGAGCTACGCCTATGCAAGGCTGCGGGAAGGCACGATCAGCACGATCCGCCAGGTCGCGACAAAAACGCCTGGGAGCCCGAATGCCGGGAACCCGAATGCCGGAAGCCCGGGCGCCGGAAGCTCGCACGCAGCCAACCCCGACGACCTCGCCTGGACGACCCATCCCGCGACCGCCAAACCGGTGCGCCTCGCCGCCGCCGAAAAGCGCTCCGGCCATGCCCGCATGCTCTCGGCGACGACGACCGAAAGCCGCGGCGGGAGCGTCGTAATTGAAGGGAGTTCCGTCGAAAAAGCACAAGTGATCCTTGCGTATTTGCGCGAGCATCAACTCGTGGATTACTGATTTCCGGTTCGGGCCAGCATGCGACCAGGAGGGCCTGGCGCAGCGCCAGACGTGACATGCAACGGAGCACACCATGAAAGTTTCGGCAGACGTTCGCGCAATGATCGAACGCCGCAAAAGGAATCACACTCTGGAAGCGCCGTTCTATACGGGCGAGGAAATTTTCGCGCTCGACATGGAGGTGATTTTCCGCAAGCACTGGATTCAGGTCGCAGTGGAACCGGATGTACCGGAACCGGGCGACTACATCACCGTTGAAATCGGCAACGATTCGATTCTGATCGTGCGCGACGACGACATGCAGGTGCGGGCGTTCCATAACGTGTGCCGCCATCGTGGCGCGCGTTTGTGCAATACGGACAAAGGTTCGCTCGGCAATATCGTCTGTCCGTATCACAGCTGGACCTACAACCTGAACGGCGATCTGATGTTCGCCGAGCACATGGGCGACCAGTTCGACCGTTGCAAGCACAGCCTGAAAGCGGTGCACCTCGAGAACCTCGCCGGCCTGATCTTCGTCTGTCTCGCGGATGAACCGCCTGCCGACTTCGCCGCGATGCGCGCCGCGATGGAACCGTATCTGTTGCCGCACGATCTCGCCGGCTGCAAGGTCGCGGCGTCGATCGACATCATCGAAGAGGGTAACTGGAAGCTCACGATGGAGAACAATCGCGAGTGCTATCACTGTGTCGCGAACCATCCCGAGCTGACGATTTCGCTTTACGAATATGGCTTTGGCTATCAACGCACGCCTGCCAACGAAGAAGGCATGGCCGCGTTCGAAGAGACCGTGGCGCGCCGTACCGCGCAATGGGAGGCGATGAAACTGCCGTCGGCGGAAATCGATCATCTGGCCGATCGGGTCACGGGTTTCCGCACGCAACGCCTGCCGCTCGATCGCGACGGCGAATCGCAGACCATGGACGCGAAGGTGGCGTCGAAGAAATTGCTCGGCGGTTTCGCACAGGCCGATCTCGGCGGCCTCTCGTTCTGGACGCAGCCGAACTCGTGGCATCACTTCATGAGCGACCATATCGTCAGCTTTTCGGTGATTCCATTGTCGGCGGGAAAAACGCTGGTGCGCACCAAGTGGCTCGTCCATAAGGATGCACGCGAAGGCATCGACTACGACGTGAACAATCTCACGGCCGTGTGGCGCGCCACCAATGACCAGGACCGTGCGCTCGTGGAATACTCGCAACGCGGCGCAACCAGCAGCGCCTACGAGCCGGGTCCGTATTCGCCGTTCACCGAAGGCCTCGTCGAGAAGTTCTGCGAGTGGTACATCGGCCGTATTGCGGAATACAGCAATGCGCCCCAAACCCATGATGCCGGCGATGCGCCGGTTTCGCACGGCGAAAAAGTCGTGTCTTTCATGCGCTGAGCGCGATACCGCGACCAGGAGCGGGAGAAAATAATGATGCGCGATCAGGCGACGCTTCAGCTCAGCCCCGAGCCGGCTCCGAACCCCGAGACTTCACACCGTGAGACTTCAAGCCGAGTGACGCAGCCGCGGTTCTGGGAGACCTTGCCGGCGCGCTGGAACAGCGATACCGACGACACGCTGGTGTGCTGCCAGGTCCGCCAGGAAACTCACGACGTCAAGAGCTTTTTCTTTCGTGCGCCTTCCGAGCGGGCGTTCGTGTTCGAACCGGGGCAATTCATTACGCTGGAGCTGGAGATCGACGGCGAGGCGGTGAACCGCTGTTATACGATTTCTTCGCCCCCCACGCGTCCGCACACCGTCTCCATCACCGTGAAGCGCGTGCCTGGCGGCAAGGTGTCGAACTGGCTGCACGACAATCTGCACGCGGGCATGGAGGTTCGTGTGCTGGGGCCGTCCGGCGAGTTCACCTGCGCCAGGCATCCGGCGCGTAAGTTTCTGTTTTTGTCGGCAGGGTCGGGCATTACGCCACTGATGTCGATGAGCCGAGCGCATCACGAACTCGGCGAAGATAGCGACATCGTATTCGTGCACAGCGCTCGCACGCCGGACGACATCATCTTCGCGCGCGAACTCGATCTGATTGCATCGAATCAGGCCAATTTCCGCACGGCGTTCGTCTGTGAACGGCTTGGCGCGCGGACCAATTGGCCTGGCGTCACCGGCTTTCTGACTTTGCCCTTGCTAAAGCTCATCGCGCCGGATTTTCTGGATCGCGAGATTTTCACTTGCGGCCCCGCGCCCTACATGCAGGCAGTCAGAAATTTGCTGGCTGAAGGCGGCTTCGATCGCAGCCATTATCACGAGGAAAGCTTCTCGTTCGAGACGGTCAGCGAGGTGGCCGCACAATTGACCACCGCGCATGTCGCCGATGCATTGCAGGCGCCGACCGCCACCGTGGAGCGCTTTGTCGAAGCGCGTGAACAGGCGGCTGGATTCACACCCGCGCAGGTGCCCCTCGAGACGGAAACGACGTTCAAGGTGAGCTTCGCCAAAAGCAATCGCGAGATCGAATGCGGCAGCGGCCAGCATGTCCTCGACGCGGCGAAGAAGGCCGGTGTGCGGCTCCCGGCCTCGTGTACGCAGGGCATGTGCGGCACCTGCAAGGTGAAGCTGGTGTCCGGCGAAGTGGCCATGAAACACGCTGGCGGAATTCGTCAGCGCGAAATCGATCAGGGCATGGTGCTGCTGTGCTGCAGCAAGCCGTTGAGCGATCTCGTCGTCGATAAGTAAGACAGGAACGGGACCCGGATTCGCAGTCGAGGTCGCCTGCGGACAACTGGATGTCGGAAAACGACGCTACCTGGCAATTCTGGTTGGCGATTCTAAATGCTCAATGGGTAGTTTGGATGACGAACGGGAGAGCGGCGATGAGACTGGTCAAAAAGATACTGATGTTGAGCGCGTTAAGCGCGGCGCTGGCGGCAAGCAGCGTGAGTGTGTCGGCCGATACCAGACCGACCATCAAGATCGGCTATGTGGAGGGTTGGGACGACAGTGTGGCGACGTCGAACGTGGCCGCGCGCGTGATCGAAAAGCGCCTCGGCTATCAGGTGCAGCTCGTGCCGGTGGCGGCCGGTGTGATGTGGCAAGGGGTGGCGCGCGGCGACCTCGACGCGACGCTGTCCGCATGGCTGCCGGTCACGCATGGCGCGTACTGGAACAACTTCAAGGATAAAGTCGTCGACCTGGGTCCCAACTTCAACGATGCGAAGATCGGTCTGATCGTGCCCGATAACGCTGACGTGAAAAGCGTCGGCGATCTCGAAGCGAAGAAGACCGAATTCAGCTCGCGTATTGTCGGTATCGATGCCGGCGCGGGCGTAATGCAGAAAACCAGCGAAGCGATCAAGGCATACGGGCTGGATTATCAGCTGATGCCGAGCTCGGGCAGCGCGATGACCGCGGAACTGGCGCGTTCGGAAGCGGCTAGCAAACCGATCATCGTGACCGGCTGGAAGCCGCATTGGATGTTCGCGAAGTACAAGCTCAAATTCCTCGACGATCCGAAGAAGGTGTTCGGCGAAGCGGAGCACGTGGATAGCGTCGTCAATCCTGAACTGGAGACGAAAGCGCCGACGGTCGTTGCGTTCCTCAAGAAGTTTCAATGGAAACCGGGCGAGATCGACAGTGTGATGCTTGCGACGCAAAACGGCGAGAAGCCGACGGCCGCTGCCGATGCGTGGATCAGTGCGCATGGGGACCGTGTGGATAGCTGGGTGAAGTGACTTTGTGCGTTGCGTGAATGCGTTGCCGCTTCTTTGGAGCGGCAACTTTTAGAGGTCAGTTCATGACGAGGCGAGTGTCGCGTTCTGTCGCTGCTACGATCGCGTTTTTGACGTTGTTGTGAACGGGGAGCCCAACGTCGTCGACGGTGGGTGGGACCCCGGCGCCAAATAGGGCTATTTCAGCCCGGAGACTCGAACGATCTCTTCCTCGACTTCGCGCAATCGGTCTTTTCCGAAGAAGATCTGGTCGCCAACAAAGAACGTCGGTGAACCGAAGGCTCCGCGCTCGAAAGCGGCTTGAGTGTTTGCCATCAACGCGGCTTTCACCTCGGGATCTTTCGTGCCTTCGTAGATTGCGTGTCCGTCGAGGCCGGCTTCCTGAAGGGATCGAACGATAACCTCGGGATCCTCCATGTTTCGCTGCTGTTCCCACACGTGAGCGTAGACCGCGTTAATGTAACGCGTGAAGCATCCTTGACGTTGTGCCGCCACGGCTCCTCGCATGATTTGCAACGTGTTGATCGGCCAGAATGGATTCGAGCGAAAACTGTCTATTTTGTATTTTGCAATGAAGCGCTGCGTCTCCAGCTTCTCGTAGGCAAGTTTGTTCGGAATGCCTGCGAAGGCTTCGGCCGGAGAGCGATTGCCGGTAAACTTGAACAGGCCGCCTAATAGAATCGGCACGTATTCGAATTCGACGCCCGTGCGGGCGGCGATGTCTGGAATGACTTTATGGCAGAAGTACGCATTCGGGCTGCCAAAGTCGAACAGGAACTGCACGGAAAGCGATGTCATGAATCTTCCTTTGGATTGCTGGCAAGCCGTCGATTGTTTGGGGATTGGCGGTGACGCCTGGAAATCTCAGAAAGCGGTCTCGCTTCCATGCAGCACGACAACCCGCACATCGTCACGCTCGTTCGCATCGTTGAACACCTCGGCAAGACGCGTATACATCGCTTCCATTATTGCATTCTTGTGCGATGGGCGATTGAATCCGAGCGTCAGAATGCCGTTTTCGAGTACGTCAACAATTTCTGTCGTCATGGTTACCATGCCTCCATCCAGGGGCGAAGTTCGGTCTCGTGCGTCCAGGCGTTGCGAGGTTGCAGGTGAATCTGGTAGTAGGCGTCGGCGATGGAGTTTGGATCCACGATGCCGTCCTGCTCCTTGAGGGCATAACGCTGCGGAAAGGTGGTCCGGATGAAGTCGGTGTCGATGGCGCCGTCAATGATCGGATGCGCAACATGGATGCCCTTTGGCCACAGCTCGCGGGCCATGCTCTGCGCGAGTGCCCGGAGTCCGTGCTTGGCGCCCGAGAACGCGGCATAACCGGAGCGGCCGCGCAAGCTTGCAGTGGCGCCAGTGAAGATGATCGTCCCACGGCCGCGCGGCAACATCGCCTTTGCGACTTCGCGACCCATGAGAAATCCGCCGAAGCAAGCCATCTCCCACACTTTGAAGTACACGCGAGCGGTGGTCTCGGTAATGCTGAACTGGACGTTCGCGCCGATGTTGAAGACGGCGACTTCGATCGGGGCAATGTCGCGCTCGATTTGTTCGATGAGCGAGACCATTTCCTCTTCCTTGCGGGCGTCAGTGCCGAATGCGTACGCGTCGCCCCCCGCTGCCTTGATCTCTTCCACTACCGGCGCGAGTTTGTCGACATTGCGGCGCGTCATACAGGCGATATAGCCCTCGCGGGCGAATCTGCGAGCGATGGCACTTCCGGTGGCGTCACCCGCGCCAATGACCAGTATTGCTTTCTTGTCCGTCATTTCGTTCTCTTCATGAACATGTAGCGTTTGAGGTGGTGATCACGATCGCCAAGTTGATGGTCGATTATGATCAACCGCTTTGCGAAGTGCGAAAGTGGCAGTTCGCGCGTCATGCCAATTCCGCCATGCAGTTGAATGCCTTCCTCCGCGACCAGCGTGCCGATTCGTCCGATTGTGTACTTCGCGGCCGACAGGGCGCGTTCGCGGGCGGCATGGTCTGCACCGAGCGCAGCCGCCGCATTGATCACGGCGGACCTCGATTGTTCGATCTCGAGGGCCAACTGAACCATGCGATGCGGCAGCGCCTGAAAAGCACCGATGGGCACGCCGAATAAGTCGAATACTTTATGTAGCCACGTTGAAAACTGCATAGCGGAATTGAAAACTGCAATTCAGTCTAAGCTTGCGATTTATGCGCTGTCAAGGTTGCTAAGTGGCCCTTACGTTCGTCCTATGGAAAACCCCGAGAAGTGAAAGTGCGCTTGCTGGCCGTTCTGCACAGCAGTAGCATGAACCGAATTTGAGCCCCCAGCCATGCCGGTGCCATGCCGGCTGGCAATACCAACGTGGAGACGATGTGTCTATGGAAGAGGCCAGGCAGTTGATCGCGGAATACTCGCGAATCCATCAGATTATTGAACCGTGGGTAAGCCAGCTACCCAATGGCATTGCCTTGCAAGACAAGCGGCACCGCCAGACATACGGCGAACTCGATGTCTCGATCCGCCGTGTGAGCGAGCGTCTGGTTTCGTTAGGAATTCGCCCAGGCGACCGGGTGCTGGTCGTTGCAGAGAACTGCGTGGCCGTGGGCGTTCTGGTCCTTGCGCTGAGTGCGCTTGATGCCTGGGCTGTGGTTGTCAATGCCCGTCTCTCAGCGCGCGAGATCGACAGTTTCCTCGATCATTCGGGTGCGAGGCGGGCGTTCTACACCCATGGCGTTGGACGGGATGCGGACGCGCATGCTCATCGTCACGGTGCTGTTTCGGAATCATGGCCCGGCATCGGCGAGCTGGCGGTCGGACCGCTCAATGAGCAGGCCGTCGCGGAGCCGACCAGCGAAGATCCGAGGAAGCAAACGGCGGTCATGATTTATACGTCAGGCACCTCCGGGCAACCGAAGGCGGTCATGCTCAGCCACGCCAACATGCTCCACATCGCGCAGGTGATTCGAACCGTGCGCCGCTTGAGCCCGGAGGACAAGGTCTATGGCGTGCTGCCGATGGCGCACATCATGGGGTTGTCCGGCAACCTGGTCGGCTCGCTGGCGTGTGGAACCACCTTGCTGCTTGACGATCGGTTTGCCCCGGAGACGCTCGCCAAGGCAATTCTCGAAGAGCGCATAACGATGCTTTTTGGGGTTCCCGTTATGTTCGCAAAACTGCTCGACTGGTGTCGCAGCACAGGTACCGATATCAGCGGGCATAGTCTGCGCACGATAGGCGTAGCAGGTTCGCCGTTGACGCCCAAGCTGAAAGAAGACGTGGAGCGGGCGTTTGGCATGGTCCTGCAGAATAATTATGGGTTGACCGAAATGGCTCCGACCGTGACGCAGACGGTGCTTTCAGATCCCCGGCAAGACTGCTCAGTCGGAGTCCCGGTGCCTGGCGTCGATCTTCGTATCGTCGACAGGCATGGAGCGGACGTGGCGCCTGGCGATGTGGGCTTGATTTGGGTGCGCGGCCCGAATCTCATGTTGGGATATTACCGGGACGAAGCACTGACTCGGGAGACCGTCAATGCAGATGGCTGGTTCAATACCGCGGACCTTGGGCGGCAAGAGCCGGATGGCGCGGTTTTCATTATGGGCCGGACCAAGGACTTGATCATTCGGTCAGGATTCAACGTTTACCCGGTAGAAGTCGAGCAGGCTCTGAATACCCATCCCTTGGTGATTCAGTCCGCCGTGGTTGGCAGGGTAGTTGAGGATAACGAAGAAGTTATAGCGTTCGTCGAAGCTGATCCGGGCGCGACGATTACCGCAGATGAGATCAAGGTCCATTTGAGGGAGCGATTGTCTCCTTACAAGATTCCCGCGGAGATCCACTTCATGGCGCAACTGCCGTCCGCGCCAACGGGAAAGATCCTGAAAAATGCGCTGAAGGATCTGGCTGTGGAGTTGGCGGCAAAGGGCGGCGAGGAGCGGCGGGTCGCTCCTGGGCGAGTGAATTAGAGAACACCGGTTGGGGTGATTTTGACCCGTCGCAGCCAGCGGTATGCTATTTTCCGCCCCGGGATTGGAGAAGTGGCAGCAAGGCGGCGGCGGGGATCCACTGAACAAGAGTTGACGATTTACCCTCGCTTGCTGCCGGCATGGGCCGAGTGGGCTTGCCGCAGGGGGCTTCTCAAATATGGGCTTTGTTCATTCGGAGGATTTTATGGCTTTGAACGCGCAGACCGCCTCCACCGAGAAACGCATGGTCGAAACGGAGGCCTCCGATAACGACGTATTAGGGGACGGGGATGGCGACCGGCACTTTGTAATCGCGCTCGCGCGAGGGTTGGACGTACTTCGCTGCTTTCGCAGTGGTGATATGTTTCTCGCGAATCATGAGATCGCGGAGCGCTGCCGTTTGCCGAGATCGACCATCACGCGCCTGACGTACACGCTTACCAGGCTCGGCTATTTATATGTGGTTCCGGAGACCGGCAAATACCGCCTTGGCGCAGCGGCTGTTGCACTCGGCAGCGCAATGTTGGTGAAGCTCGACGTGCGCCAGGTGGCACGCCCGCTGATGCAGAGCCTCGCAGAAGAGGTTGGAGCGATGGTCGCGCTTGCCACACGCGACAGGATGGCAATGTTGCATCTGGAGTGCTGTCGCGACGACTCCGTCGTGACACTCAATATGGACGTCGGCGCACGCATACCGCTGGGTACGACATCCATGGGCCGTGCTTATCTCGCCGCCATTCCGGCCGGTGAGCGCGCGGAACTGATGGAACGGATTCGCGCTTTCGACGAAGGCTCGTGGCCTGCCGTCAAGCAGGGAGTCGAACGGGCACTGCAAGAGTATGCGGATACGGGGTGCTGCTCGTCCTTGGACGAGTGGCTTAAGGGCGTGAGTGGAATCGCCATGCCTTTTAACCCAGGCAGGGGACTGCCACTCATGGTGGTCAACGCTGGTGGGGCGACGCAAGACTTC from Paraburkholderia phytofirmans OLGA172 encodes the following:
- a CDS encoding drug:proton antiporter — translated: MKIAVLVSVGRHPVSGTARYSRNDAAALTIALSLAKTHGATLDVLHAGDPSNPALKEYLALGARTVEVLEVPATPELQGDAIAPLAARLRGYDLVLTGTRAEGAFDSGMLPYRVANALDMPLVGAAVDLTLRNGCAEVRQFMPKGLRRRVEVQLPALIAVHPMANTAPSYAYARLREGTISTIRQVATKTPGSPNAGNPNAGSPGAGSSHAANPDDLAWTTHPATAKPVRLAAAEKRSGHARMLSATTTESRGGSVVIEGSSVEKAQVILAYLREHQLVDY
- a CDS encoding aromatic ring-hydroxylating oxygenase subunit alpha is translated as MKVSADVRAMIERRKRNHTLEAPFYTGEEIFALDMEVIFRKHWIQVAVEPDVPEPGDYITVEIGNDSILIVRDDDMQVRAFHNVCRHRGARLCNTDKGSLGNIVCPYHSWTYNLNGDLMFAEHMGDQFDRCKHSLKAVHLENLAGLIFVCLADEPPADFAAMRAAMEPYLLPHDLAGCKVAASIDIIEEGNWKLTMENNRECYHCVANHPELTISLYEYGFGYQRTPANEEGMAAFEETVARRTAQWEAMKLPSAEIDHLADRVTGFRTQRLPLDRDGESQTMDAKVASKKLLGGFAQADLGGLSFWTQPNSWHHFMSDHIVSFSVIPLSAGKTLVRTKWLVHKDAREGIDYDVNNLTAVWRATNDQDRALVEYSQRGATSSAYEPGPYSPFTEGLVEKFCEWYIGRIAEYSNAPQTHDAGDAPVSHGEKVVSFMR
- a CDS encoding hybrid-cluster NAD(P)-dependent oxidoreductase, which encodes MMRDQATLQLSPEPAPNPETSHRETSSRVTQPRFWETLPARWNSDTDDTLVCCQVRQETHDVKSFFFRAPSERAFVFEPGQFITLELEIDGEAVNRCYTISSPPTRPHTVSITVKRVPGGKVSNWLHDNLHAGMEVRVLGPSGEFTCARHPARKFLFLSAGSGITPLMSMSRAHHELGEDSDIVFVHSARTPDDIIFARELDLIASNQANFRTAFVCERLGARTNWPGVTGFLTLPLLKLIAPDFLDREIFTCGPAPYMQAVRNLLAEGGFDRSHYHEESFSFETVSEVAAQLTTAHVADALQAPTATVERFVEAREQAAGFTPAQVPLETETTFKVSFAKSNREIECGSGQHVLDAAKKAGVRLPASCTQGMCGTCKVKLVSGEVAMKHAGGIRQREIDQGMVLLCCSKPLSDLVVDK
- a CDS encoding glycine betaine ABC transporter substrate-binding protein, whose amino-acid sequence is MRLVKKILMLSALSAALAASSVSVSADTRPTIKIGYVEGWDDSVATSNVAARVIEKRLGYQVQLVPVAAGVMWQGVARGDLDATLSAWLPVTHGAYWNNFKDKVVDLGPNFNDAKIGLIVPDNADVKSVGDLEAKKTEFSSRIVGIDAGAGVMQKTSEAIKAYGLDYQLMPSSGSAMTAELARSEAASKPIIVTGWKPHWMFAKYKLKFLDDPKKVFGEAEHVDSVVNPELETKAPTVVAFLKKFQWKPGEIDSVMLATQNGEKPTAAADAWISAHGDRVDSWVK
- a CDS encoding 2-hydroxychromene-2-carboxylate isomerase, which gives rise to MTSLSVQFLFDFGSPNAYFCHKVIPDIAARTGVEFEYVPILLGGLFKFTGNRSPAEAFAGIPNKLAYEKLETQRFIAKYKIDSFRSNPFWPINTLQIMRGAVAAQRQGCFTRYINAVYAHVWEQQRNMEDPEVIVRSLQEAGLDGHAIYEGTKDPEVKAALMANTQAAFERGAFGSPTFFVGDQIFFGKDRLREVEEEIVRVSGLK
- a CDS encoding enoyl-CoA hydratase-related protein, producing the protein MTTEIVDVLENGILTLGFNRPSHKNAIMEAMYTRLAEVFNDANERDDVRVVVLHGSETAF
- a CDS encoding SDR family oxidoreductase, which gives rise to MTDKKAILVIGAGDATGSAIARRFAREGYIACMTRRNVDKLAPVVEEIKAAGGDAYAFGTDARKEEEMVSLIEQIERDIAPIEVAVFNIGANVQFSITETTARVYFKVWEMACFGGFLMGREVAKAMLPRGRGTIIFTGATASLRGRSGYAAFSGAKHGLRALAQSMARELWPKGIHVAHPIIDGAIDTDFIRTTFPQRYALKEQDGIVDPNSIADAYYQIHLQPRNAWTHETELRPWMEAW
- a CDS encoding acyl-CoA dehydrogenase family protein produces the protein MAVFNSAMQFSTWLHKVFDLFGVPIGAFQALPHRMVQLALEIEQSRSAVINAAAALGADHAARERALSAAKYTIGRIGTLVAEEGIQLHGGIGMTRELPLSHFAKRLIIIDHQLGDRDHHLKRYMFMKRTK
- a CDS encoding class I adenylate-forming enzyme family protein: MEEARQLIAEYSRIHQIIEPWVSQLPNGIALQDKRHRQTYGELDVSIRRVSERLVSLGIRPGDRVLVVAENCVAVGVLVLALSALDAWAVVVNARLSAREIDSFLDHSGARRAFYTHGVGRDADAHAHRHGAVSESWPGIGELAVGPLNEQAVAEPTSEDPRKQTAVMIYTSGTSGQPKAVMLSHANMLHIAQVIRTVRRLSPEDKVYGVLPMAHIMGLSGNLVGSLACGTTLLLDDRFAPETLAKAILEERITMLFGVPVMFAKLLDWCRSTGTDISGHSLRTIGVAGSPLTPKLKEDVERAFGMVLQNNYGLTEMAPTVTQTVLSDPRQDCSVGVPVPGVDLRIVDRHGADVAPGDVGLIWVRGPNLMLGYYRDEALTRETVNADGWFNTADLGRQEPDGAVFIMGRTKDLIIRSGFNVYPVEVEQALNTHPLVIQSAVVGRVVEDNEEVIAFVEADPGATITADEIKVHLRERLSPYKIPAEIHFMAQLPSAPTGKILKNALKDLAVELAAKGGEERRVAPGRVN
- a CDS encoding IclR family transcriptional regulator; protein product: MALNAQTASTEKRMVETEASDNDVLGDGDGDRHFVIALARGLDVLRCFRSGDMFLANHEIAERCRLPRSTITRLTYTLTRLGYLYVVPETGKYRLGAAAVALGSAMLVKLDVRQVARPLMQSLAEEVGAMVALATRDRMAMLHLECCRDDSVVTLNMDVGARIPLGTTSMGRAYLAAIPAGERAELMERIRAFDEGSWPAVKQGVERALQEYADTGCCSSLDEWLKGVSGIAMPFNPGRGLPLMVVNAGGATQDFPAERLFEEVRPKLIQVVNRIRLELGQIGEYGGMPMGSDDSCIPG